One genomic window of Parcubacteria group bacterium includes the following:
- a CDS encoding glycosyltransferase family 4 protein: MTTILYIVTQQEFGGAQRYIFDLATNLDKSQYDVHIAAGEEKEGFPASNGDKFFDRARGQNLTVHSLKHLVRPISLINDFLAYFELKKLISELKPDIVHLNSSKAGVLGSMAAKALGVPKIIYTAHGFVFNEPMNPLKRWLYTHAELGTAKRVDRIIAVSEFDRQAGIKAGIDENKIVTVHNGIDPSSLRFFSEEDARAQLNITEHTPLIGCIANFYQTKGLDVLIGAMADINAQLVIVGDGELRPQLEEQIKKLNLADQVHLTGQLPDAHQYLKAFDIFVLASRKEGFPYVLLEAAAAGVPIVATRVGGVPEIIHDEITGYLAEPCNPDELAQKISQALAHPLAPQLPKDCTVQHMVEKTLAAYRA, translated from the coding sequence ATGACCACAATTCTCTACATTGTAACGCAGCAGGAATTCGGGGGCGCACAGCGGTACATATTTGATTTGGCCACGAATTTAGATAAAAGTCAATACGACGTTCATATAGCCGCGGGAGAGGAAAAGGAGGGATTCCCAGCTTCTAATGGGGACAAGTTTTTTGACCGCGCCAGAGGCCAAAATTTGACCGTACACAGCCTCAAACACCTGGTTCGGCCCATCTCCCTTATTAATGATTTTTTAGCCTATTTTGAACTCAAAAAGCTCATTTCCGAGCTCAAGCCGGACATTGTGCATCTGAACAGTTCAAAGGCAGGGGTCCTGGGCTCCATGGCAGCCAAGGCGCTTGGAGTGCCCAAAATCATTTACACGGCGCACGGGTTCGTATTCAACGAACCAATGAACCCGCTCAAACGCTGGCTCTATACCCACGCCGAACTCGGCACCGCCAAGCGCGTTGACCGCATTATCGCGGTTTCTGAATTTGACCGACAAGCCGGAATCAAAGCCGGAATTGACGAAAACAAAATAGTGACCGTGCACAATGGCATTGATCCCTCATCTTTACGCTTCTTTTCAGAAGAAGATGCACGCGCTCAACTGAACATAACAGAGCACACACCGCTCATCGGCTGTATCGCAAACTTTTATCAGACCAAGGGGCTAGATGTGCTGATTGGCGCAATGGCAGACATCAACGCACAGCTCGTCATCGTTGGAGACGGCGAACTGCGGCCGCAGTTGGAAGAACAAATCAAAAAACTCAACCTGGCCGACCAAGTCCATCTCACAGGCCAGCTTCCGGACGCGCACCAATACCTCAAAGCGTTTGATATATTCGTGCTTGCCTCCCGCAAAGAGGGGTTCCCCTACGTTCTGCTTGAGGCGGCTGCCGCGGGGGTCCCGATTGTGGCAACCAGAGTTGGGGGTGTTCCGGAAATCATTCATGACGAAATAACCGGCTACCTTGCAGAACCCTGCAATCCTGATGAGCTCGCACAAAAAATCAGCCAAGCGCTCGCGCACCCCCTTGCTCCGCAACTGCCAAAAGACTGCACCGTGCAGCACATGGTTGAAAAGACGCTTGCCGCGTACCGCGCCTAG
- a CDS encoding class I SAM-dependent methyltransferase has translation MEREAYQLMNEREGAFWWHVGMQRIIDAELSRYVPRGQENVILDAGCGTGGVFNLLAQYGRIYGIDQSPAAIAFAEEKHIAERIALGSITELPYPDAMFAAVTCLDVLYHAKAGNDAQALREFWRVLRPGGILIVREPAYDWLRGHQDDVVWTKKRYAKRELMQKLSEAGFLIEKASHVNCFLFPLAVAKRFSEHWYPQKDIAGSTFRANPVLNFLFKWVLFFEAKLILYVNFPFGLSVLCIARKK, from the coding sequence ATGGAGCGTGAAGCATACCAACTCATGAACGAGCGCGAAGGAGCATTTTGGTGGCACGTAGGAATGCAGCGCATTATTGATGCGGAACTTTCCCGATATGTTCCGCGTGGGCAGGAGAATGTTATTTTGGATGCGGGGTGTGGCACCGGGGGCGTGTTCAATCTGCTTGCGCAGTATGGACGCATATATGGCATCGATCAATCTCCGGCCGCCATTGCGTTTGCTGAAGAAAAGCACATTGCCGAGCGCATTGCGCTTGGCTCAATTACCGAATTGCCGTATCCGGATGCTATGTTTGCTGCGGTGACCTGCCTTGACGTGCTGTACCACGCCAAGGCAGGGAATGATGCGCAGGCGCTTCGGGAGTTCTGGCGGGTGTTGCGGCCCGGCGGCATCCTGATTGTGCGGGAGCCTGCTTACGACTGGTTGCGCGGGCACCAGGATGACGTGGTGTGGACCAAGAAGCGATATGCGAAAAGAGAACTCATGCAAAAGCTTTCGGAGGCCGGATTCTTGATAGAAAAAGCATCCCACGTAAACTGTTTCTTGTTTCCTTTGGCAGTCGCGAAGCGGTTTTCCGAACACTGGTATCCGCAAAAAGATATTGCGGGGAGCACGTTCCGCGCGAACCCAGTCTTGAATTTTTTGTTTAAATGGGTCCTTTTTTTTGAGGCGAAACTCATACTATATGTTAATTTTCCTTTTGGGCTTTCGGTGCTCTGCATCGCGCGTAAAAAATAA
- a CDS encoding glycosyltransferase family 4 protein gives MRVLMLSTDASILESASESQSRMKDYGTLAERLDIIVCTVSPHREFAISDRVRAIPTNSRSKLWYVLDMLRIAKQSINGTVDVVTAQDPFETGLAGWLIRRRLKSKLQLQVHTDFLSPYFGRMSFKNFIRVNIAKRLLPKADSIRVVSERIKRSLVDLGLPEEKIAVLPIFVSLVPNEAPEIDLHKKYSQFETIVFMASRLEPEKNISLAIRAFADVARANSKIGLVIAGSGSEQKHLEQLVAMYQLQDSVVFEGFVRNLAQYFASADIFLNTSNYEGYGRTLIEAAVAGLPIITTDVGLVGEIINQENSIVVPVGDGNALTEAMLRLVADEAVRAQLGAVARSVVLQLPDKEALLERQKQLWQM, from the coding sequence ATGAGGGTGCTGATGCTCTCAACTGATGCTTCAATCCTTGAATCCGCAAGCGAAAGCCAAAGCCGGATGAAAGACTATGGAACGCTCGCGGAGCGGCTTGATATTATTGTGTGTACGGTTTCGCCGCACCGGGAGTTTGCGATTTCCGATAGGGTGCGTGCGATTCCAACAAACTCGCGCTCAAAATTGTGGTATGTTTTAGATATGCTGCGCATTGCTAAGCAGTCAATCAATGGAACTGTTGATGTGGTCACGGCGCAAGATCCGTTTGAAACTGGGCTAGCTGGGTGGCTCATTCGCCGCCGCCTCAAGTCAAAATTGCAGTTGCAGGTGCATACCGATTTTTTGAGCCCGTATTTTGGTCGCATGTCGTTTAAGAATTTTATCCGCGTGAATATCGCCAAACGGCTTTTGCCGAAGGCTGATTCAATTCGCGTGGTAAGCGAACGCATTAAGCGGTCTTTAGTTGATTTGGGCTTGCCAGAAGAGAAAATCGCCGTGCTTCCTATTTTTGTCAGCCTTGTACCAAACGAAGCACCGGAAATTGATTTGCACAAGAAGTATTCCCAGTTTGAAACCATTGTATTCATGGCATCCCGGCTTGAGCCGGAGAAAAATATCAGCCTTGCCATCCGCGCGTTTGCTGATGTAGCGCGGGCGAATTCCAAGATCGGGTTGGTAATCGCAGGCAGTGGCTCCGAACAAAAACACCTTGAGCAGCTTGTTGCCATGTATCAACTGCAGGATTCTGTTGTGTTTGAGGGATTTGTTCGGAATCTGGCTCAATACTTTGCAAGCGCAGATATATTCCTAAACACCTCAAATTATGAGGGTTATGGCAGGACATTAATTGAAGCGGCCGTAGCCGGATTGCCGATTATTACTACAGATGTCGGGCTGGTCGGAGAAATTATCAACCAAGAGAACAGCATCGTGGTCCCGGTTGGAGACGGGAACGCGCTTACCGAGGCCATGCTTCGTTTAGTTGCCGACGAGGCTGTACGCGCACAGCTTGGGGCCGTTGCCCGTTCTGTAGTTCTCCAGCTGCCGGACAAGGAAGCACTGCTTGAACGCCAAAAACAACTATGGCAGATGTAA
- a CDS encoding glycosyltransferase family 4 protein, which produces MKRVALFSVTYDPFIGGAEVAIKEVTNRLEGYEFDLFTARLNVRLPRHERIGNVNVYRVGSGRSLLDKWLYPWRAARLALRKHVEKPYDIIHAVLETYAGFAALLFKRRCPSVPYLLTLQSGDPDEFINKRTWFWKKTYAQIYTKTDKITAISTWLSKRAQKYGARVEDIVIIPNAVDERFFQEVSEERQREIRKSWGIKENEFVVITTSRLVRKNGIDILIDAMEHVPEQVKLVIAGTGKDEQKLKAQAEKFGNRVLFLGHVSHESLPELLWSSDAFVRPSRSEGLGNSFLEATAAGLAVIGAPVGGIKDLIKEGIVEAITENNARGVAKKINDIRSQPHSYKDALQPAGRDVVKRQFSWNVIARQYEDEYQKLINQAHVPAR; this is translated from the coding sequence ATGAAACGCGTAGCACTATTTTCAGTGACCTATGATCCCTTCATTGGCGGGGCAGAGGTTGCCATCAAAGAGGTTACCAACCGCCTAGAAGGGTACGAGTTTGATTTGTTTACGGCGCGTTTGAATGTGCGCTTGCCCCGGCATGAGCGCATCGGAAACGTGAACGTGTACCGCGTGGGAAGCGGCCGTTCATTGTTGGACAAGTGGCTGTACCCCTGGCGCGCGGCTCGTCTCGCGCTGCGCAAGCACGTCGAAAAGCCGTACGATATCATTCACGCGGTGCTTGAGACATACGCGGGCTTTGCGGCCTTGTTATTCAAGAGGCGCTGTCCATCCGTCCCCTACCTTCTGACCTTGCAGAGCGGGGATCCGGACGAGTTCATCAACAAGCGGACCTGGTTCTGGAAAAAGACGTACGCGCAAATATACACCAAAACGGACAAGATTACGGCCATCAGCACGTGGCTTAGTAAGCGGGCTCAAAAGTACGGAGCCAGGGTAGAGGATATTGTCATTATACCAAACGCGGTTGACGAGCGTTTTTTTCAAGAAGTCAGCGAAGAGCGGCAACGGGAAATTCGTAAAAGTTGGGGCATCAAAGAAAATGAGTTTGTTGTCATCACTACTTCGCGGCTGGTGCGCAAGAATGGCATTGATATTCTAATTGATGCAATGGAGCATGTTCCGGAGCAGGTGAAGCTGGTTATCGCAGGTACCGGAAAAGACGAGCAGAAGTTGAAGGCTCAAGCTGAAAAGTTCGGAAACAGAGTTTTGTTTCTTGGGCATGTTAGCCACGAGAGCCTCCCGGAACTATTGTGGTCGTCTGACGCGTTCGTTCGCCCTTCGCGGTCAGAGGGGCTTGGAAATTCGTTTCTGGAGGCAACCGCCGCGGGATTGGCGGTGATTGGCGCGCCGGTTGGCGGCATCAAGGATTTGATTAAGGAAGGCATTGTTGAGGCAATTACAGAAAACAATGCGCGGGGAGTTGCCAAGAAAATCAACGATATAAGGAGCCAGCCGCATAGTTATAAAGATGCATTGCAGCCTGCGGGACGGGATGTTGTTAAGCGGCAATTCAGTTGGAATGTGATAGCTCGGCAGTACGAGGACGAGTATCAAAAATTAATCAACCAAGCGCATGTACCAGCCCGTTAA
- the wecB gene encoding UDP-N-acetylglucosamine 2-epimerase (non-hydrolyzing): MTKQPSIAIIAGARPNFMKVAPLVRELKKQKMRHFLVNTGQHFSKNMADDFLKEFNLKPDYTLKPSHTSSKEQMHDIKAGLAKIFKKEEPRMVIVVGDVNATLWAAQVAKKMRISLGHVEAGLRSFNNKMPEEHNRIQTDRLSDLLFVTQEEGVKNLKREGITGCVHFVGNIMIDTLKLFIKKAKKVSGKYYFCTLHRTENVDSKKVFSEIIAALEVIAEDAIIYLPLHPRTKKMAQKFGLTKKLKVACHLLPPLSYARAVSYLKHARLVLTDSGGVQEETSYLGIPCLTLRTETERPITVTSGTNIIGGVAKRSILKAYHGVNFKKRTARIKYWDGKTSARIVSIIKKQLHVR; the protein is encoded by the coding sequence ATGACCAAACAGCCATCCATAGCAATCATCGCAGGAGCGCGGCCGAATTTTATGAAAGTCGCGCCTCTGGTCCGCGAGCTCAAAAAGCAGAAGATGCGCCATTTTTTAGTGAACACGGGCCAGCACTTCAGCAAGAACATGGCTGATGATTTTTTAAAAGAATTCAACCTCAAGCCCGACTACACACTCAAGCCGTCTCACACGTCAAGCAAAGAACAGATGCACGACATCAAAGCCGGACTTGCAAAAATATTCAAAAAAGAAGAGCCGCGCATGGTTATTGTGGTTGGAGATGTGAACGCAACCTTGTGGGCGGCGCAGGTCGCAAAGAAAATGCGTATCTCCCTCGGCCACGTAGAGGCTGGGTTGCGGTCATTCAATAACAAGATGCCGGAAGAGCATAATCGTATACAAACAGACCGGCTGTCAGACCTGTTGTTCGTCACCCAAGAAGAGGGAGTTAAGAACCTCAAGCGCGAAGGCATTACAGGCTGTGTGCACTTTGTCGGGAACATCATGATTGATACGCTCAAACTGTTTATAAAAAAGGCAAAAAAAGTCAGTGGGAAGTATTACTTTTGCACGCTGCACCGGACGGAAAATGTTGACAGCAAAAAAGTGTTTTCCGAGATTATCGCGGCACTTGAGGTCATTGCCGAAGATGCAATCATCTACCTGCCCCTACATCCGCGCACCAAAAAAATGGCGCAGAAGTTCGGTCTTACAAAGAAGCTCAAGGTTGCATGTCATTTACTGCCTCCACTCTCGTATGCACGAGCCGTCTCATATTTGAAGCATGCGCGCTTAGTACTCACGGATTCGGGCGGCGTGCAAGAAGAAACAAGCTACCTGGGCATTCCCTGCCTTACCTTGCGTACGGAAACCGAACGGCCAATTACTGTCACCAGCGGGACAAATATCATTGGCGGCGTTGCGAAACGCTCAATCCTAAAAGCGTACCACGGGGTCAATTTTAAAAAGCGAACGGCGCGCATCAAATACTGGGACGGAAAAACGTCGGCGCGCATTGTGTCCATCATAAAGAAGCAACTGCATGTCCGGTAA
- the asnB gene encoding asparagine synthase (glutamine-hydrolyzing) translates to MCGINGFNFKDDALIQKMNSITKHRGPDASGVFLSDQWSLGHNRLSIIDLSEKGHQPMVSAGKKFVITFNGEIYNFLDIKKELQTKGYSFVSKTDTEVILYAYQEWGPECLQKFNGMFALAILNTESEELFIARDRIGIKPLYYYHKGGQFIFSSEAKAILEHDVDAPLNYDALNIYFRLLYVPSPQTMWQNVFKLEPGHYALVSKAGDVKKACYWEIKNELLLTDKEQAKREVSELMHDSVKKRLMSDRPVGVFLSGGIDSTIIAGIMSNMSDKVNTFSIGFEETEEADKYNNDFLVARRTAEHFKTKHHEYVVSADDVLDTLEKAVYHMDEPISNHIQAVNLLLARHTTEHVKVVLGGDGGDELFGGYERYYYNAIVGTIRRLPGAKLTASILRKSSLRDKLDAKPGVDRYLSFFAQKEDTISSFLKSHNDPSVLPVYMRERFFKTVDVKDFTRQFMRTDIQSWLPDESLLRSDKMSMAHGLEQRVPFLDHQLVELADRIPVAWKLGSKGFGFANVGKHYQGKVILREAMAEYLPDFVRNQPKWGWFSPAAKWLRGSMEPLFREVLSESYCTGTKDLFDFKALQKMLDAHIGKKQYALNTLWSVMTFQMWYRTFMEKYS, encoded by the coding sequence ATGTGCGGCATAAACGGATTTAATTTCAAAGACGATGCGTTGATTCAAAAAATGAACAGCATCACAAAACACCGCGGTCCGGATGCTAGCGGCGTGTTTTTGTCGGACCAATGGTCATTGGGCCACAACCGCTTATCTATTATTGATTTAAGCGAAAAAGGCCACCAGCCCATGGTGAGTGCGGGCAAAAAGTTTGTTATTACTTTTAACGGCGAGATATATAATTTTTTAGACATCAAAAAAGAGCTCCAAACAAAAGGGTATTCATTTGTATCAAAAACAGATACCGAAGTCATATTGTACGCGTACCAGGAGTGGGGGCCGGAATGCCTGCAAAAATTCAACGGCATGTTTGCATTGGCCATTTTGAACACGGAGAGCGAGGAATTGTTCATCGCCCGCGACCGCATCGGTATCAAGCCATTGTATTATTACCATAAAGGCGGTCAATTTATTTTTTCTTCGGAAGCCAAAGCGATTCTTGAACATGATGTGGATGCGCCGCTTAATTATGATGCACTCAATATTTATTTCCGGCTGCTCTATGTTCCGTCACCGCAAACCATGTGGCAGAATGTTTTTAAGCTTGAGCCAGGTCACTACGCACTGGTTAGCAAGGCAGGAGATGTCAAAAAGGCGTGCTATTGGGAAATCAAAAACGAATTACTACTTACCGATAAGGAACAGGCAAAGCGCGAGGTCAGCGAACTGATGCATGATTCAGTCAAGAAACGGCTTATGTCCGACCGTCCGGTTGGGGTATTTTTGAGCGGAGGCATTGACTCAACCATTATTGCGGGCATTATGTCCAACATGTCGGATAAGGTGAACACGTTTTCAATCGGGTTTGAGGAAACCGAAGAAGCGGATAAGTACAACAATGATTTTTTGGTTGCGCGCCGCACCGCAGAGCACTTTAAGACAAAGCACCATGAGTATGTGGTATCCGCAGATGATGTTTTGGATACTCTGGAGAAGGCGGTCTACCACATGGATGAGCCCATCTCCAACCACATTCAAGCGGTCAATTTGCTTCTGGCGCGGCATACGACAGAGCACGTCAAAGTAGTCCTCGGAGGCGACGGGGGAGACGAACTTTTTGGTGGGTATGAGCGGTACTACTACAACGCAATTGTGGGAACCATTCGCCGGCTGCCCGGAGCAAAACTCACGGCCTCCATACTTAGAAAGTCATCATTGCGGGACAAACTGGACGCAAAGCCCGGTGTTGATCGGTATTTGAGCTTTTTCGCGCAAAAAGAAGATACTATTTCGTCGTTCCTAAAAAGCCATAATGACCCATCAGTACTGCCTGTGTATATGCGCGAGCGTTTTTTTAAAACAGTTGATGTTAAAGATTTCACGCGCCAGTTTATGCGGACCGATATCCAGAGTTGGCTGCCTGATGAGTCATTATTGCGCAGTGATAAAATGTCCATGGCGCATGGTTTGGAACAGCGCGTGCCGTTTTTGGATCACCAGCTCGTGGAACTCGCGGACCGCATTCCGGTTGCGTGGAAGCTTGGAAGCAAGGGATTTGGATTTGCGAATGTCGGGAAACACTACCAAGGCAAGGTAATATTACGCGAGGCAATGGCTGAATATTTGCCGGATTTTGTGCGGAATCAGCCAAAATGGGGCTGGTTTTCCCCGGCCGCCAAATGGTTGCGCGGGTCCATGGAGCCGCTGTTCCGCGAGGTACTCTCCGAATCCTACTGCACCGGCACCAAAGACCTGTTTGATTTTAAGGCCTTACAGAAGATGCTTGATGCCCACATCGGCAAAAAACAATATGCCTTGAACACGCTTTGGTCTGTGATGACATTTCAGATGTGGTATCGTACATTTATGGAAAAGTATTCATGA
- a CDS encoding GtrA family protein: protein MYQPVKQYLKQTLAQHAPWLLELIHTNKTGIKYIISGGTSAVVNLVSLYVLTDLFGIWYVASSVVAFLVSHIAGFLLQKFWTFREYGWRRIKTQSAIYTMMGSAEFFLTPILIYALVDKFHIWYLLASVIIMGGVAAASYAVNKFITFKKEIPHEGADALN from the coding sequence ATGTACCAGCCCGTTAAACAATATCTCAAGCAGACACTGGCACAGCATGCGCCGTGGCTGCTTGAGCTTATCCATACCAACAAGACTGGGATTAAATATATTATTTCGGGCGGCACGTCCGCAGTAGTTAATTTGGTTTCGTTGTATGTGCTGACTGATTTGTTCGGCATCTGGTATGTTGCTTCCTCGGTGGTTGCATTCCTTGTCTCTCATATTGCTGGTTTTCTGCTTCAAAAGTTTTGGACGTTCCGGGAGTATGGGTGGCGGCGCATTAAAACGCAGTCAGCCATTTACACGATGATGGGTAGCGCGGAATTTTTTCTGACCCCGATTTTAATCTATGCCCTGGTTGATAAGTTTCATATCTGGTACTTGCTCGCATCCGTGATTATTATGGGTGGCGTTGCAGCCGCGAGTTACGCGGTTAATAAATTTATTACGTTTAAAAAAGAAATTCCACATGAGGGTGCTGATGCTCTCAACTGA
- a CDS encoding UDP-glucose/GDP-mannose dehydrogenase family protein, with the protein MGGGFVGSSVASFFGGSNVYDKFKLMDPLEEVLKQELIFVCVPTPYENGFNRSALDDVFEKIGSINEPRIVVIKSTCVPGTTDYFQQKYQHLKVLFNPEFLTQATAEQDFKNPDKQLVGYTSTSRDVSRSVLDMLPHAPYKKIMSAASTELVKYAVNTFYATKVVFGNMLYDLCQSLGVDYNEVKEAFVSDQRIIDSHFDVLHGGYRGYGGKCLPKDLLALVELGKKKGVDVGLLEKVDEMNQKYRTL; encoded by the coding sequence ATGGGAGGCGGTTTTGTGGGAAGCAGTGTTGCCTCCTTTTTTGGAGGATCCAATGTGTACGACAAATTCAAGCTTATGGATCCCTTGGAGGAGGTGCTCAAGCAAGAGTTGATTTTCGTGTGCGTGCCCACGCCGTACGAAAACGGGTTCAACCGGAGCGCGCTTGATGACGTGTTTGAAAAAATCGGTTCAATCAACGAGCCGCGCATAGTCGTCATCAAGTCAACATGCGTGCCTGGCACCACGGATTATTTTCAACAAAAATATCAGCATCTTAAAGTTCTGTTCAATCCGGAATTTCTGACGCAGGCGACGGCAGAACAAGATTTCAAAAACCCTGATAAACAATTAGTGGGCTATACGTCAACGAGCCGCGATGTCAGCCGATCAGTTTTAGACATGCTTCCACATGCGCCGTACAAAAAAATCATGTCCGCCGCTTCTACGGAACTCGTCAAGTACGCTGTCAACACATTTTATGCGACCAAGGTCGTGTTCGGTAATATGCTGTATGATTTATGCCAATCACTTGGGGTTGATTACAACGAAGTGAAGGAAGCGTTTGTGTCGGACCAGCGCATTATTGATTCGCACTTTGACGTGCTGCACGGCGGGTACCGCGGGTATGGGGGCAAGTGCTTGCCCAAAGACCTTCTCGCATTGGTTGAACTCGGAAAGAAAAAAGGCGTTGACGTTGGGCTGCTTGAGAAGGTGGATGAGATGAATCAGAAGTACCGCACCCTATGA
- a CDS encoding glycosyltransferase family 4 protein — protein sequence MADVSNKPSLIFITQKIHQDDDDLAFIILWIKEFIRQGIGVQVICLEKGEFDGSFPVHSLSKENGYGTLRRACRFLKLIFTLEYDRVFVHMNPEYFTLGGWYWWLKRVPMYLWYTHYTMHAHMRLAGWLCKRLFAATRQSLPQYEGSPKKVITGHGIDVDFWRSTPSENNQSPQKLLTVHRLCRSKRLEFGIMALKYLPEEYSLTVYGRDVEKDYVQELLELVTAERLEHRVTFKGPLPMHQLKEVYAQHRVMVNMASETIDKTMLEGMLFGVYPITTKTNSEAIGLPASIGRDDPKEIAKFILSEKWKPYDSVYLANIVKDRHSLSSLVSQMNAYIQPGT from the coding sequence ATGGCAGATGTAAGCAACAAACCATCGCTGATCTTCATCACCCAAAAGATTCATCAAGATGATGATGATTTGGCGTTTATTATTTTATGGATAAAAGAATTCATCAGGCAGGGTATTGGTGTGCAGGTTATTTGTTTGGAGAAAGGCGAGTTTGATGGATCATTCCCGGTGCATTCATTAAGTAAAGAGAATGGCTATGGCACGTTGCGGCGGGCTTGTAGATTTTTGAAATTGATTTTTACGCTTGAGTACGATCGCGTGTTTGTGCATATGAATCCAGAATATTTCACGCTCGGCGGCTGGTACTGGTGGCTTAAGCGCGTGCCCATGTACTTATGGTACACGCACTACACCATGCACGCGCACATGCGCTTGGCCGGGTGGCTGTGCAAGCGGTTATTTGCGGCTACCCGTCAAAGTTTGCCGCAGTACGAGGGGAGCCCCAAAAAGGTCATCACTGGTCATGGTATTGATGTGGATTTTTGGAGGTCTACTCCGTCAGAAAACAATCAATCGCCACAGAAACTGCTTACCGTGCACCGCTTGTGCCGATCAAAGCGCCTTGAGTTCGGCATTATGGCCTTGAAGTACTTGCCGGAAGAGTATTCATTGACCGTGTATGGCAGGGACGTGGAAAAGGATTACGTGCAGGAGCTGCTTGAGCTCGTTACAGCCGAAAGATTGGAACATCGCGTCACATTCAAAGGGCCGCTTCCTATGCACCAACTTAAAGAGGTATACGCGCAACACCGCGTCATGGTGAACATGGCATCCGAAACCATTGATAAGACCATGCTGGAGGGAATGCTCTTTGGTGTGTATCCCATCACCACCAAAACCAATTCAGAGGCAATTGGCTTACCTGCTTCCATTGGGCGTGATGACCCAAAGGAAATTGCGAAATTCATTTTGTCGGAAAAATGGAAACCATATGATTCCGTGTATCTTGCGAACATCGTCAAAGACCGTCACAGCCTATCGTCACTTGTTAGTCAGATGAACGCGTATATTCAGCCCGGAACATAA